In Arachis stenosperma cultivar V10309 chromosome 1, arast.V10309.gnm1.PFL2, whole genome shotgun sequence, one DNA window encodes the following:
- the LOC130977914 gene encoding uncharacterized protein LOC130977914 produces MCFEALDQMLRNLMSVTNQHKTHKSFGGKVVVLGGDFRQILSVIPKGSRHDILTSAINSSHLWSFCKVLKLHMNIRLLIPSSDQDEGEMKRFNNWILDVGNGNIGSVVGDELKFKISNDIY; encoded by the coding sequence ATGTGCTTTGAAGCACTTGATCAGATGCTCAGGAACCTTATGTCAGTTACCAATCAACATAAGACACATAAATCATTTGGTGGTAAGGTTGTTGTTTTAGGAGGTGATTTCAGACAGATACTTTCGGTGATTCCAAAAGGGAGTAGACACGATATATTGACATCAGCTATTAACTCATCTCATCTATGGTCGTTTTGTAAGGTTCTGAAACTGCATATGAACATAAGACTTCTAATACCTTCTTCAGATCAAGATGAAGGTGAAATGAAGAGATTTAATAATTGGATACTTGATGTTGGAAATGGAAATATTGGTTCTGTTGTTGGtgatgaattaaaatttaaaatttcaaatgaTATATATTGA
- the LOC130962886 gene encoding beta-amylase 3, chloroplastic, translating into MALTLRSSISFVNQKETKALKAFDDVSATVSFAKIKPSSRIQVKNSAREASHHQTHQRDEQREKVHAPSVAHHDNHNVSKRVPVYVMLPLDTVTMGGGLNKPRAMNASLMALKSAGVEGVMVDVWWGLAEKDGPLKYNWEAYAELVQMVQMHGLKLQVVMSFHQCGGNVGDTCSIPLPPWVLEEISKNPDLVYTDRSGRRNPEYISLGCDSMPVLKGRTPLQVYSDYMKSFHDRFRNYLGSVIVEIQVGMGPCGELRYPSYPESNGTWRFPGIGEFQCYDKYMKASLAAAAEAIGKKEWGTSGPHDSGKYNQFPDDTGFFKREGTWNSEYGQFFLEWYSSKLLDHGDKILASAKGIFQASGVKLSGKIAGIHWHYKARSHAAELTAGYYNTRFNDGYLPIARMLAKHEVIFNFTCMEMKDREQPSHANCSPEGLVHQVKMATKMARVELAGENALERYDADAYAQVLSTSRSDSGNGLTAFTYLRMNKKLFEGDNWRHMVDFVRSMSEGGRRQRLSDADSRGSDLYVGHIKGTQREKSQEAALV; encoded by the exons ATGGCCTTAACACTTCGTTCTTCAATCTCTTTTGTAAACCAGAAAGAAACCAAGGCCCTTAAAGCTTTTGATGATGTCTCTGCCACAGTTAGCTTTGCAAAGATTAAGCCATCTTCCCGCATTCAAGTAAAGAATTCGGCGAGGGAAGCAAGTCATCATCAGACACACCAGAGAGATGAGCAACGGGAGAAGGTGCATGCGCCGTCAGTTGCTCATCACGACAACCACAATGTGTCAAAGAGGGTGCCTGTGTATGTGATGCTGCCGCTAGACACAGTAACAATGGGAGGCGGCTTGAACAAGCCGAGAGCAATGAATGCGAGTTTGATGGCGCTGAAAAGTGCCGGCGTTGAAGGGGTAATGGTTGATGTATGGTGGGGTTTGGCGGAGAAAGATGGGCCTCTGAAGTACAACTGGGAAGCCTACGCTGAGCTTGTGCAGATGGTACAAATGCATGGCTTGAAGCTTCAAGTTGTCATGTCTTTCCATCAGTGTGGAGGAAATGTTGGAGACACTTGCAG CATTCCTCTACCACCATGGGTGTTGGAAGAGATCAGCAAGAACCCTGACCTGGTTTATACAGACAGATCAGGGAGGAGGAATCCTGAGTACATCTCTTTAGGGTGTGATTCCATGCCTGTGCTGAAAGGAAGGACTCCCCTCCAAGTTTACTCTGACTACATGAAGAGCTTCCATGACAGATTCAGAAATTACTTGGGCAGTGTTATCGTG GAAATACAAGTAGGTATGGGTCCTTGTGGGGAGCTAAGATATCCATCATACCCAGAAAGCAATGGAACTTGGAGGTTTCCTGGAATTGGTGAATTCCAATGCTACGACAAG TATATGAAAGCATCCTTGGCAGCAGCTGCAGAAGCCATTGGAAAGAAAGAATGGGGAACAAGTGGTCCCCATGACTCTGGCAAGTACAACCAATTTCCAGATGATACTGGATTTTTTAAAAGGGAAGGAACATGGAACTCCGAATATGGACAGTTCTTTCTGGAATGGTACTCCAGCAAGTTGCTGGATCATGGTGACAAGATTCTTGCATCTGCCAAAGGAATATTTCAGGCATCTGGGGTCAAACTATCTGGGAAAATTGCTGGAATCCATTGGCACTACAAAGCAAGGTCACATGCAGCTGAACTAACCGCCGGATATTATAATACACGATTCAATGATGGTTATCTACCAATTGCTAGAATGCTGGCAAAACATGAAGTCATCTTCAATTTCACCTGCATGGAAATGAAGGACAGAGAGCAGCCTAGCCACGCTAACTGCTCACCAGAGGGGTTAGTTCATCAGGTAAAGATGGCAACCAAGATGGCTAGAGTAGAACTTGCAGGAGAAAATGCCTTGGAAAGATATGATGCAGATGCATATGCTCAAGTTTTGTCAACAAGTAGGTCAGACTCCGGCAACGGACTAACCGCATTTACATATCTAAGAATGAACAAGAAGTTGTTTGAAGGTGATAACTGGCGGCACATGGTGGACTTTGTcagaagcatgtctgaaggtGGTCGGAGACAGAGACTCTCAGACGCTGATTCCCGTGGAAGTGACCTTTATGTTGGGCACATCAAGGGAACTCAGAGGGAAAAATCACAAGAGGCTGCTCTTGTGTGA
- the LOC130962891 gene encoding uncharacterized protein LOC130962891 — translation MEKKLTLLQTVATAGVFSAISFWYGFMFGRESSRKELSQLIEDLRNGNPSSSCSVSSSQS, via the exons ATGGAGAAGAAGCTTACTCTGCTTCAGACTGTTGCCACTGCTGGCGTCTTCTCTGCAATTTCCTTCTG GTATGGGTTCATGTTTGGGAGGGAGTCCTCTCGTAAAGAGCTCTCACAGTTAATCGAAGATCTCCGAAACGGAAACCCCTCTTCCTCTTGCTCCGTTTCCAGTTCCCAATCTTGA